A genomic segment from Flavobacterium sp. 9R encodes:
- a CDS encoding ADP-ribosylglycohydrolase family protein, producing MKYPVAIAVLLLFWSVSLNSQNQKNTKKRKSVVTTTLPKTTDLVISRRDYKDKLYGFWLGQCIANWTGLVTEMDKIGDIGEIKTGKFYTRLDWGKPDQPSIWGQGVPSDLSKNIDFVFVGPEGIWGSDDDTDIEYIYQELLYTKQKSILSGEDIREGWLRHIKKEEENYLWVSNQKAFDLMQLGMVPPATGDPKNNPEYEMIDAQLTTEIFGFFAPSRPDIALKMAKLPIQNTARYDSEWIANFYVSMYALASVADTKKSNKDSILWMAEVAKKQLPKDSYASKMYDFVKSRYLKNIPWEQTRDEVYQRYQVEQKDGYDMTSKYRYCNGCFASGINFASSLISLFYGEGNIVETIKIGTLAGWDSDNPTATWGGLLGFMLGKEGIEKAFNRKFSNQFNIHRTRMGFPNNGIDTFENMAQKGIEIIDRVVQEESKGSVDFKKNVWIIPQLNKY from the coding sequence GCCATAGCTGTTTTGCTTTTGTTTTGGAGTGTTTCCTTAAACAGTCAAAATCAAAAAAACACTAAAAAAAGAAAATCTGTAGTTACAACCACTCTGCCTAAAACTACTGATTTGGTCATTTCCAGAAGGGATTATAAAGACAAACTTTATGGTTTTTGGTTAGGACAATGCATTGCCAATTGGACAGGTTTGGTTACCGAGATGGACAAAATAGGCGATATCGGGGAGATCAAAACGGGTAAATTTTATACCCGATTGGATTGGGGAAAACCAGATCAGCCAAGTATTTGGGGACAAGGTGTGCCGAGCGATTTGTCTAAAAACATCGATTTTGTTTTTGTAGGTCCTGAGGGCATTTGGGGTTCCGATGATGATACCGACATAGAATACATCTACCAAGAACTTCTTTATACCAAGCAAAAATCAATTCTTTCAGGCGAAGATATAAGAGAGGGCTGGTTGCGGCATATCAAAAAAGAAGAGGAAAATTATTTGTGGGTTTCCAATCAAAAAGCATTTGATTTAATGCAACTTGGAATGGTTCCACCTGCTACTGGAGATCCAAAGAATAATCCTGAATACGAAATGATTGACGCACAATTGACCACAGAAATTTTTGGGTTTTTTGCGCCATCAAGACCAGACATTGCTTTAAAAATGGCGAAACTTCCCATCCAAAACACCGCCAGATACGACTCCGAATGGATTGCTAATTTTTATGTGTCGATGTATGCTTTGGCTTCTGTTGCTGATACCAAAAAATCAAATAAAGATAGCATTCTTTGGATGGCTGAGGTTGCTAAAAAGCAACTTCCTAAAGATTCGTATGCTAGCAAAATGTATGATTTTGTAAAAAGCAGGTATTTGAAAAACATACCTTGGGAACAAACCCGAGATGAGGTGTACCAGCGCTATCAAGTCGAACAAAAAGACGGTTACGATATGACTTCAAAGTATCGGTATTGCAATGGCTGCTTTGCCTCTGGAATTAATTTCGCTTCGAGTTTAATCAGCCTTTTTTATGGAGAAGGAAATATCGTCGAAACGATTAAAATAGGAACATTAGCAGGTTGGGATTCTGATAATCCTACAGCTACTTGGGGAGGTTTATTGGGTTTTATGTTGGGTAAAGAAGGTATTGAAAAAGCCTTTAATCGAAAGTTTTCTAATCAATTTAATATTCACAGAACCCGAATGGGATTCCCAAACAACGGCATCGACACTTTTGAAAATATGGCTCAAAAAGGAATTGAAATTATAGATAGAGTCGTACAAGAAGAAAGCAAAGGAAGCGTCGATTTTAAAAAGAATGTGTGGATTATTCCACAACTAAATAAGTACTAA
- a CDS encoding glycoside hydrolase family 3 N-terminal domain-containing protein, which produces MKKVILLLFLGCNVLVFAQSKNIDQKVEALLRQMTLEEKIGQLNQYTGDNAATGPITINPNKQTEIKQGLIGSMLNILGTKYTRQYQELAMQSRLKIPLLFGQDVIHGYKTTFPIPLAEAASWDLEAMELTARIAATEAASAGIHWTFAPMVDISRDPRWGRVMEGAGEDTYLGSKIAYARVKGFQGNLGDVTSVMACVKHFAAYGAALGGRDYNSVDMSNRMLWETYLPPFKAALDAGAATFMNSFNDLNGIPATGNAYLQRDILKGKWNFKGFVVSDWGSIGEMVNHGFAKDNKEAALAAITAGSDMDMESNAYRYHLAQLVKEKKVPMALIDDAVKRILRKKFELGLFDDPFKFNNEEREQKALNNPEHRKVARAMAAKSIVLLKNEKGILPLSKSTKTIAFIGPLVKEYKQNMGFWSVELPELDYTKEIVSQWDGLQNKVGKNTQLLYAKGCDIEGDNKEGFAEAVAVANQADVVILSIGERRDQSGEAKSRSNLRLPGVQEELVKAIQAKGKPVVVLINAGRPLIFNWTADQVPAILYTWWLGSEAGNAIADVLFGDYNPSAKLPMSFPREEGQIPIYYNHFNTGRPAPNETATNYVSAYIDLKNSPKFPFGYGLSYTTFNYSDLQLSKKVMKKNETITVSFTLTNTAKFDGEEVVQLYLKDQVGSVVRPVKELRDFQKVFLKAGASQKITFTIDKEKLAFYNAKLEWAPEPGAFEVQLGSSSADIRLKDNFELVF; this is translated from the coding sequence ATGAAAAAGGTAATACTACTGCTATTTTTGGGGTGCAATGTGCTGGTTTTTGCACAATCCAAAAACATTGATCAAAAAGTCGAAGCTTTGTTGCGACAAATGACTTTGGAAGAAAAAATAGGGCAACTCAATCAATATACTGGTGATAATGCTGCTACTGGACCTATCACCATTAATCCCAACAAACAAACCGAAATCAAACAAGGACTAATTGGTTCTATGTTGAATATTTTGGGTACCAAATATACGCGACAATACCAAGAATTGGCAATGCAATCGCGTTTGAAAATTCCGTTGTTGTTTGGTCAAGACGTCATTCACGGATACAAAACCACTTTTCCAATTCCTTTAGCAGAAGCCGCTTCTTGGGATTTGGAGGCGATGGAACTTACGGCAAGAATAGCAGCTACAGAGGCTGCGTCTGCCGGAATTCACTGGACGTTTGCGCCTATGGTCGATATTTCTAGAGATCCAAGATGGGGTCGTGTGATGGAAGGTGCTGGAGAAGATACCTACTTGGGTTCTAAAATTGCTTATGCAAGAGTCAAAGGTTTTCAAGGAAATTTAGGTGACGTTACTTCGGTGATGGCTTGTGTCAAACACTTTGCGGCCTATGGTGCTGCGTTAGGCGGACGCGACTATAATTCGGTAGATATGAGTAATCGAATGTTGTGGGAAACCTATTTGCCTCCTTTCAAAGCGGCTTTAGATGCGGGTGCAGCAACATTTATGAATTCTTTCAATGACTTGAACGGAATTCCAGCCACAGGTAATGCCTATTTGCAACGCGATATTCTTAAAGGGAAGTGGAATTTTAAAGGCTTTGTAGTTTCAGACTGGGGCTCTATTGGCGAAATGGTCAATCACGGTTTTGCAAAAGATAACAAGGAGGCAGCATTGGCCGCGATTACAGCTGGTAGCGATATGGATATGGAAAGCAATGCCTATCGTTATCATTTAGCACAATTGGTAAAAGAGAAAAAAGTACCAATGGCTTTGATTGATGATGCGGTAAAACGGATACTGCGCAAGAAATTTGAGTTGGGATTGTTCGATGATCCGTTCAAATTCAATAACGAAGAACGTGAGCAAAAAGCCTTAAACAATCCAGAACATCGAAAAGTAGCTAGAGCGATGGCTGCCAAAAGTATTGTTTTGTTGAAAAACGAAAAAGGAATTTTACCACTTTCAAAATCGACCAAAACTATTGCATTCATAGGTCCTTTGGTAAAAGAATACAAACAAAATATGGGCTTCTGGTCGGTAGAATTACCCGAATTGGATTATACCAAAGAGATTGTTTCGCAGTGGGACGGATTGCAAAATAAAGTAGGGAAGAACACACAACTTTTGTATGCCAAAGGGTGCGACATCGAAGGTGACAATAAAGAAGGTTTTGCTGAGGCTGTTGCCGTGGCAAATCAAGCCGATGTGGTGATTTTGAGCATTGGCGAACGAAGAGATCAGAGTGGCGAGGCCAAAAGCCGTAGCAATTTGCGTTTGCCAGGAGTACAAGAAGAATTAGTAAAAGCCATTCAAGCCAAGGGCAAACCGGTAGTCGTGTTGATCAATGCGGGTAGACCACTTATTTTTAATTGGACAGCAGATCAAGTACCTGCTATTTTATATACTTGGTGGTTGGGTTCTGAAGCGGGGAATGCCATTGCTGATGTGTTGTTTGGCGATTACAATCCTTCAGCAAAATTGCCAATGTCTTTTCCAAGAGAAGAAGGACAAATTCCAATTTATTATAATCACTTCAATACCGGAAGACCAGCGCCGAACGAAACGGCTACGAATTATGTTTCGGCTTATATCGACTTAAAGAACAGCCCGAAGTTTCCTTTTGGTTACGGATTGAGTTATACCACTTTCAACTACTCCGATTTACAATTGTCTAAAAAAGTAATGAAGAAAAATGAAACCATTACAGTTTCTTTTACCCTTACCAACACCGCAAAATTCGATGGAGAAGAAGTGGTGCAATTGTATCTAAAAGATCAAGTGGGTAGCGTAGTGCGTCCGGTAAAAGAGTTGCGTGATTTTCAAAAAGTGTTTTTAAAAGCGGGAGCTTCGCAAAAGATTACGTTTACGATTGATAAAGAAAAACTAGCTTTTTATAATGCCAAATTGGAATGGGCGCCTGAACCGGGTGCGTTCGAAGTGCAGTTAGGATCTTCATCCGCAGATATTCGCTTGAAAGACAATTTTGAATTAGTATTTTAA
- a CDS encoding sialate O-acetylesterase, protein MKLKNLTFFLLMPFMLFAQTKKDTIRVYYLGGQSNMEGFGYVKELPEALRKKSKNAFIYQGNPVGDNDANGGLGKWAVLQPGHGTGFASDGKSNTLSDRFGVELSFVQKLQEEYPNQKIAIIKYARNGSAIDSSGNNFFGSWEPDFRRVKNQYDYFLKTVQAAMAVKDINGDGVEDVLVPSGILWMQGESDADKTEQIANHYYDNLKRLMQLIRAAFRNNDLPIVIGKISDSGDDPDGKVWGFGELVQYGQEKFALTEPNVRIVRSTSKYLYSDKYHYKSEGYIDLGKEFAKAIVNLNKKDSNHPEMQHN, encoded by the coding sequence ATGAAATTGAAAAATTTGACCTTTTTCCTTTTGATGCCTTTTATGCTTTTCGCACAGACAAAAAAAGATACCATCAGAGTATATTATTTGGGAGGACAATCTAATATGGAAGGCTTTGGCTATGTGAAAGAGTTACCAGAAGCCTTACGCAAAAAAAGTAAAAATGCATTTATATATCAAGGCAATCCAGTTGGGGATAATGATGCTAATGGCGGTTTAGGAAAGTGGGCCGTTTTGCAACCTGGCCACGGAACGGGTTTTGCTTCGGATGGCAAAAGCAATACGCTTTCTGACCGATTTGGGGTTGAGCTTTCTTTTGTTCAAAAATTACAAGAGGAATATCCCAATCAAAAGATTGCCATTATAAAATATGCCCGAAACGGTTCCGCGATTGATAGTAGCGGAAACAATTTTTTTGGCTCTTGGGAGCCTGATTTTAGAAGAGTAAAAAATCAATACGATTATTTTTTAAAAACAGTGCAAGCCGCTATGGCTGTGAAGGATATCAATGGCGATGGAGTTGAAGATGTGTTAGTGCCTAGCGGAATTCTTTGGATGCAAGGAGAAAGCGATGCCGACAAAACAGAACAAATTGCAAACCACTATTATGACAATTTGAAACGATTGATGCAACTCATTCGAGCCGCTTTTAGAAACAATGACTTACCAATTGTCATCGGAAAAATATCCGATTCTGGAGATGATCCCGATGGGAAAGTTTGGGGTTTTGGGGAATTAGTTCAATACGGACAAGAAAAATTTGCCCTTACAGAACCTAATGTGCGTATTGTGCGAAGCACCTCCAAGTATCTTTACTCAGATAAATACCATTACAAAAGCGAGGGATATATAGATTTGGGAAAAGAATTTGCCAAAGCCATTGTAAATCTTAACAAGAAAGATAGCAATCACCCAGAAATGCAACACAATTAG
- a CDS encoding glycoside hydrolase family 3 C-terminal domain-containing protein gives MKKIMLLFVLLVGLLSFSQNEATTEKRIQSLVKKMTLQEKVSLLHGNSKFYVSDIKRLGIPEWALSDGPHGVRAEMNRHNWQYAGWKDDAVTCFPPGTAMAATWNLDLTAQRGYVLGEEARFRKKDVLLGPGINIIRSPLCGRNFEYLSEDPFLISQLTVSYIKALQTKDVAASVKHFAANNQEDNRFVIDVTMSDRALHEIYLPGFKAAVMDAKVLTVMGAYNKFRGDYCTENMLLGRTILRDLYQFKGVYMSDWDATHSTVNAALAGLDLEMGTNKTNYNEWYFADPLIKAVQEGKVKESVVDEKVANVLRVMIKTKVLDPKTRIKGSVNTKEHQALAYQSAVESIVLLKNENQLLPLPMNALKSVAVIGDNATRKHCSGGLSSEIKPLYEITPLEAITNKFGNQLQINYAQGYNKQSSPGEGSNKGQLNSDFVDWKLIDEAVAQAKKSDVAIVFAGLNHDFDSESFDRIHMRLPYGQETLIQEVTKANPKTIVVIIAGSPLELSGIQTRVPSIVWAWYGGMEAGNAVMDVLSGKQYPSGKLPITLPVSLQQSPDVALGNYPGRDLKVNYEEDILVGYRWYDTKKIEPLYPFGFGLSYTSFAISNVATDKKTFDVNDTVTLKCTIKNTGQLEGAEVLQLYASQPVCSVLRPQKELKAFEKVVLKAGEQKEVSLKVKVKDLAFYDEKNANWKVEPGEFIFHLGTSSKAISNAVSVQVK, from the coding sequence ATGAAGAAGATAATGCTATTATTTGTTTTATTAGTTGGGTTGCTTTCGTTTTCCCAAAATGAAGCCACAACTGAAAAACGAATTCAGTCATTAGTAAAAAAAATGACGCTCCAAGAAAAAGTGAGTTTATTGCACGGTAATTCTAAGTTTTATGTTTCCGATATTAAACGATTGGGAATACCAGAATGGGCTTTGTCTGATGGACCCCACGGCGTGCGTGCCGAAATGAACCGACACAATTGGCAATATGCTGGTTGGAAAGATGATGCGGTTACTTGTTTTCCTCCTGGTACTGCTATGGCCGCCACTTGGAATTTAGATTTGACTGCCCAACGAGGTTACGTTTTAGGTGAAGAAGCCCGATTTAGAAAAAAAGACGTGCTCTTAGGACCTGGCATCAATATTATTAGAAGTCCATTATGTGGAAGAAATTTTGAATATTTAAGTGAAGATCCTTTTCTAATTTCTCAATTGACGGTTAGCTATATTAAAGCTTTGCAAACCAAAGATGTGGCGGCTAGTGTAAAACATTTTGCGGCGAATAATCAAGAAGACAATCGATTTGTGATTGATGTAACGATGAGCGACAGAGCTTTGCACGAAATTTATTTGCCTGGTTTTAAAGCTGCAGTTATGGACGCAAAAGTGTTAACCGTGATGGGTGCTTACAATAAATTTAGAGGGGATTATTGCACGGAGAATATGTTGTTGGGACGAACTATTTTGCGCGATTTATACCAATTCAAAGGCGTCTATATGTCGGATTGGGATGCAACTCACAGTACAGTCAATGCGGCTTTGGCTGGATTGGATTTAGAAATGGGAACTAATAAAACCAATTATAACGAATGGTATTTTGCGGATCCTTTGATTAAAGCGGTGCAAGAGGGAAAAGTAAAAGAAAGTGTAGTAGATGAAAAAGTAGCCAATGTGTTGCGAGTGATGATTAAAACGAAAGTTTTAGATCCCAAAACCAGAATCAAAGGCAGTGTGAATACCAAGGAACACCAAGCGCTAGCGTATCAATCGGCAGTGGAATCTATAGTTTTATTAAAGAACGAAAACCAGCTGCTGCCTTTGCCAATGAATGCTTTGAAATCGGTGGCGGTTATTGGAGATAATGCAACCAGAAAACACTGTAGTGGCGGATTGAGTTCCGAGATTAAGCCTTTATACGAAATCACTCCATTGGAAGCGATTACCAATAAGTTCGGAAACCAATTGCAAATTAATTATGCTCAAGGCTACAATAAGCAATCTTCACCAGGAGAAGGGAGCAACAAAGGACAATTGAATTCTGATTTTGTCGATTGGAAATTAATCGATGAAGCAGTGGCTCAAGCCAAAAAATCCGATGTGGCGATTGTTTTTGCAGGATTAAATCACGATTTCGATTCGGAGTCGTTTGATAGAATTCATATGCGTTTGCCTTACGGACAAGAAACCTTAATTCAAGAAGTAACCAAAGCCAATCCGAAAACTATTGTGGTAATTATTGCAGGTTCTCCTTTAGAATTATCTGGAATTCAGACACGAGTACCGTCAATCGTTTGGGCGTGGTACGGCGGAATGGAAGCTGGAAATGCTGTGATGGATGTGTTGAGCGGAAAGCAATATCCTTCTGGAAAATTACCGATTACTTTGCCAGTAAGTTTGCAACAATCACCCGATGTTGCTTTAGGAAATTATCCGGGAAGAGACCTAAAAGTGAATTATGAAGAAGATATTTTGGTTGGCTACAGATGGTATGATACTAAGAAAATAGAACCACTTTATCCTTTCGGTTTTGGATTATCGTATACTTCATTTGCAATTTCCAATGTGGCAACAGATAAAAAAACCTTTGATGTAAACGATACGGTAACGCTAAAATGTACCATCAAAAACACAGGTCAACTTGAAGGTGCAGAAGTACTTCAGTTGTATGCTAGCCAACCCGTTTGTTCGGTACTTAGACCTCAAAAAGAATTAAAAGCTTTTGAAAAAGTAGTGTTGAAAGCGGGCGAACAAAAAGAAGTTTCGCTTAAAGTTAAGGTGAAAGATTTGGCTTTTTATGATGAAAAAAATGCCAATTGGAAAGTGGAACCAGGAGAATTCATTTTCCATTTAGGCACTTCGTCAAAAGCGATTTCAAATGCTGTAAGCGTCCAAGTTAAATAA
- a CDS encoding acyltransferase encodes MQNPTLPTKKHYAILDGLRGVAAIMVVAFHIMEAHATSRFDQVINHGYLAVDFFFLLSGFVISYAYDDRWSKMSLGDFFKIRLIRLQPMVIMGMIVGALCFYFQDSVLWPNIHQVPLWKMLLIMVIGFTLIPVPTSMDIRGWQEMHPLDGPGWSLFFEYIGNILYALFVRKFSNTALAVLVFLSGCFLIHLTLTSPNGDVIGGWSLVPEQLHIGFARLLFPFFGGLLLHRIVRLTTIKNAFLWSSLLLVVVLAMPRIGDSTTVWQNGLYDSLSIIILFPLIVYIGASGTIEGKKASRVCQFLGDISYPIYITHYPLIYIYTAWVANGKIPFQEALPMSILTVVSSIVLAYACLKWYDEPIRNWLKKKVVK; translated from the coding sequence ATGCAAAACCCAACACTACCTACAAAAAAACATTACGCCATTTTAGATGGTTTGCGGGGAGTGGCTGCTATTATGGTGGTCGCTTTTCATATTATGGAAGCACACGCCACGAGTCGGTTTGACCAAGTCATCAATCACGGGTATTTGGCGGTTGATTTTTTCTTTTTGCTTTCGGGATTTGTGATTAGCTATGCCTATGATGACCGTTGGAGCAAAATGTCCCTAGGCGATTTTTTCAAAATCAGACTCATTCGATTACAACCGATGGTTATTATGGGAATGATTGTGGGCGCCTTGTGTTTCTATTTTCAGGATTCGGTTTTGTGGCCCAACATTCATCAAGTGCCGCTTTGGAAAATGCTGCTCATTATGGTCATTGGCTTTACTTTGATTCCCGTGCCAACTTCAATGGATATTCGAGGATGGCAAGAAATGCATCCGCTTGATGGTCCAGGTTGGTCGCTGTTCTTTGAATATATTGGTAATATTTTATATGCTTTGTTCGTGAGAAAATTTTCGAATACCGCCTTGGCTGTGCTCGTTTTTCTTTCAGGCTGCTTTTTGATTCATCTAACCTTGACCAGTCCAAATGGTGATGTAATCGGTGGTTGGTCATTGGTTCCTGAGCAACTTCACATTGGCTTTGCCCGACTTCTTTTTCCGTTTTTTGGTGGGTTGTTATTGCATCGAATCGTGAGACTTACAACAATCAAAAATGCCTTTCTGTGGTCGAGTTTGTTGCTTGTAGTTGTTTTGGCAATGCCAAGAATTGGAGACAGCACGACTGTTTGGCAAAACGGATTATACGATTCGTTGAGCATTATTATTCTTTTTCCGCTCATCGTTTATATTGGCGCCAGCGGAACCATAGAAGGAAAAAAAGCTTCAAGGGTTTGCCAATTTTTAGGCGACATCTCCTATCCTATTTACATCACGCATTATCCTTTAATTTATATCTACACCGCTTGGGTCGCCAATGGAAAAATCCCGTTTCAAGAAGCATTACCAATGAGTATTTTGACCGTAGTAAGCTCAATTGTTTTGGCCTATGCCTGTTTGAAATGGTACGACGAACCTATTAGAAATTGGCTTAAAAAGAAAGTCGTCAAGTGA
- a CDS encoding glycoside hydrolase family 3 C-terminal domain-containing protein, with translation MKKRYVLGCFFFAVLSASSQTTDYREKAKKIVAQMTLEEKASLCSGETAWSTQAIPRLGVPSIFMTDGPHGLRKAEGFDFTNSVPATCFPTASGLASSWNKELVKRVGEALATESQANDVQILLGPGINMKRSPLGGRNFEYFSEDPVLSGKIAAAFINGVQSKGVGTSLKHFAANNQEFERMSNSSLVDERTLSEIYFPAFEIAVKEAQPWTVMCSYNKLNGVYASENEYLLTEILKKKWGFQGFVVSDWGAVNDRPLGVAAGLNLEMPASGGFNNKKIVDAVRKGTLSESKLDEIVIETLAITLKAKDSHQQGIVVDKAKHHTLAREASAESIVLLKNSKGILPLKTSAKKVAIIGAFAKKPRYQGAGSSQVKPTQVENAFDELQKLAKGTTFSYAEGYTSAGDTNATLLNEAVKNAKGAETVLLFAGLPDVYESEGYDRANMDLPAGHNQLIEAVAKVNKNMVVILLNGSAVSTPWKKEVAAIVEAYLGGQAGGGGIADVLTGKVNPSGKLSETFPMRLEDTPTAIDFPSKDGVANYGEGIFIGYRYYDKKKIEPNFPFGFGLSYTTFSYSDIKANMTSAKDSDAITISVKVKNTGKVAGKEVVQLYVHEQDAALSRPENELKHFEKIALAPGEEKTVEFQLTSRDFAYYSTVAHDWIVKSGKFDIRVGSSSRDLPLQQTLDIQSTKILTPVFTRNSLLKEFKQTKNSAVIYEALTRSFTGSTKKAETEEEKKAEAFMIAMLADMPINKFLLLSGGKFTEEQLQALLQAANAK, from the coding sequence ATGAAAAAAAGATATGTTTTGGGATGCTTCTTTTTTGCTGTACTCTCAGCGAGTTCGCAAACGACCGATTATCGTGAGAAAGCCAAGAAAATAGTGGCACAAATGACGCTTGAAGAAAAGGCTTCGTTGTGCTCGGGCGAAACCGCTTGGTCGACGCAGGCAATTCCAAGATTGGGCGTTCCGTCGATTTTTATGACCGATGGCCCACACGGTTTGCGTAAAGCAGAAGGTTTTGATTTTACGAATAGTGTTCCTGCGACTTGTTTTCCAACAGCCTCAGGTTTGGCTTCGTCGTGGAATAAAGAATTAGTGAAACGAGTGGGCGAAGCCTTAGCTACCGAATCACAAGCCAATGACGTACAGATTTTGTTGGGTCCTGGCATCAATATGAAACGTTCTCCGCTTGGTGGACGCAACTTCGAATATTTCTCTGAAGACCCCGTTTTGTCTGGAAAAATTGCCGCTGCTTTTATCAATGGCGTGCAAAGCAAAGGCGTGGGAACTTCGTTAAAACATTTTGCAGCCAACAACCAAGAATTTGAACGTATGTCGAATAGTTCGTTGGTGGACGAGCGCACGCTGAGTGAAATCTATTTTCCTGCTTTTGAAATTGCGGTAAAAGAAGCCCAACCTTGGACTGTAATGTGTTCGTACAACAAACTAAACGGCGTATATGCCTCAGAAAACGAATACTTACTGACCGAAATCTTGAAGAAAAAATGGGGATTTCAAGGTTTTGTAGTGTCGGATTGGGGCGCTGTAAACGACAGACCATTGGGCGTAGCCGCAGGTTTGAACTTAGAAATGCCTGCCAGTGGAGGTTTTAACAACAAAAAAATTGTAGACGCGGTTAGAAAAGGCACTTTATCTGAGTCAAAACTGGATGAAATTGTCATCGAAACCCTAGCCATCACGCTCAAAGCCAAAGACAGTCACCAACAAGGTATCGTTGTCGACAAAGCCAAACATCATACTTTGGCAAGAGAAGCCAGTGCAGAATCGATTGTTCTTTTAAAAAATAGTAAAGGTATTTTGCCCTTAAAAACATCTGCCAAAAAAGTAGCAATTATTGGCGCTTTTGCCAAAAAACCACGCTATCAAGGCGCGGGAAGTTCGCAAGTAAAACCTACTCAAGTAGAAAATGCTTTCGATGAATTGCAAAAATTAGCAAAAGGCACTACTTTCAGTTATGCCGAAGGTTATACCTCAGCGGGAGACACTAACGCTACTTTGCTTAACGAAGCCGTAAAAAATGCCAAAGGCGCTGAAACCGTTCTTCTGTTTGCTGGTCTTCCAGACGTGTACGAATCCGAAGGTTATGACAGAGCCAATATGGATTTGCCCGCAGGTCACAATCAATTGATTGAAGCGGTTGCGAAAGTAAACAAAAACATGGTGGTTATATTGTTGAATGGCTCGGCGGTAAGCACTCCGTGGAAAAAAGAAGTCGCTGCCATTGTAGAAGCCTATTTAGGCGGACAAGCTGGAGGTGGCGGCATAGCCGATGTGCTTACGGGCAAAGTAAACCCTTCTGGAAAGTTATCTGAGACCTTCCCGATGCGTTTAGAAGATACACCAACGGCTATCGATTTTCCGTCAAAAGATGGTGTTGCTAATTACGGTGAAGGCATTTTCATTGGCTACCGCTACTATGACAAAAAGAAGATTGAACCTAATTTTCCTTTCGGATTTGGGTTGAGTTATACCACTTTTAGCTATTCGGATATCAAAGCCAATATGACTTCTGCCAAAGATTCGGATGCGATTACTATCTCTGTAAAAGTAAAAAACACTGGAAAAGTAGCTGGAAAAGAAGTAGTACAATTGTATGTTCACGAACAAGATGCCGCACTCAGTCGCCCTGAAAACGAATTGAAGCATTTCGAAAAAATAGCCTTGGCACCTGGAGAAGAAAAAACGGTAGAATTTCAATTGACCTCACGCGATTTTGCGTATTACAGCACAGTAGCTCACGACTGGATAGTGAAATCGGGTAAATTTGATATTCGTGTGGGAAGTTCTTCTAGAGATTTGCCTTTGCAACAAACGCTAGACATACAGTCTACCAAAATTCTAACGCCTGTTTTTACCCGTAACTCCTTGTTGAAAGAGTTCAAACAAACTAAAAACAGCGCTGTAATCTACGAGGCCTTGACGCGAAGCTTTACGGGTAGTACTAAAAAAGCGGAAACAGAAGAAGAGAAAAAAGCCGAAGCCTTTATGATTGCAATGCTTGCCGATATGCCTATCAATAAATTCTTGTTGCTCTCTGGCGGAAAATTTACCGAAGAACAGTTACAAGCCTTGTTGCAAGCGGCTAATGCTAAATAA
- a CDS encoding NUDIX domain-containing protein, whose translation MLMKILENKDQYQPGLSIDCVIFGFHNNQLKVLLNKTKYSDQWALPGGFVPVDEDLDQAAVSILYGRTGVKGIFLRQFATFGKVKRNQSDFSQKVVQFYGLTPEAAQWYLNRFVTVGYYALVDFSQTVPQSEGNKEVVEWIDHSAVPELILDHREILDTALATLRTELNLMPVGYNLLPEKFTIPELQKLYETILGRQLDRRNFLRKITAIGILIKLDEKKSNVAHKAPNLYRFDKERYEEVVKNGLTQGW comes from the coding sequence ATGTTAATGAAAATACTCGAGAATAAAGACCAATACCAACCTGGACTATCCATAGATTGTGTCATTTTTGGCTTTCATAACAACCAACTCAAAGTGCTCTTGAACAAGACCAAATACAGCGACCAATGGGCATTGCCTGGCGGTTTTGTTCCCGTCGACGAAGATTTGGACCAAGCAGCAGTCTCTATTTTGTACGGACGAACGGGAGTCAAAGGCATCTTCCTGCGCCAGTTTGCCACCTTCGGAAAAGTGAAACGCAACCAGTCCGATTTTAGTCAAAAAGTCGTCCAATTTTATGGACTTACCCCCGAAGCCGCACAATGGTATTTGAACCGATTTGTCACCGTGGGCTATTACGCCTTGGTCGATTTCTCGCAAACCGTGCCACAATCCGAGGGCAACAAAGAAGTGGTAGAATGGATTGACCACAGCGCCGTACCCGAACTCATTTTGGACCACCGCGAAATCCTAGACACCGCCTTAGCCACACTCCGCACCGAGCTCAATTTGATGCCCGTAGGCTACAACCTGCTGCCCGAAAAATTCACCATACCCGAGTTGCAAAAACTCTACGAAACCATACTAGGACGCCAGCTCGACCGCCGCAATTTCCTCCGAAAAATCACGGCCATAGGCATCCTCATCAAACTCGACGAAAAGAAAAGCAACGTCGCACACAAGGCGCCCAACTTGTACCGTTTTGACAAAGAACGCTACGAAGAGGTCGTAAAAAACGGCCTCACCCAAGGCTGGTAA